A section of the Chloroflexota bacterium genome encodes:
- the gyrB gene encoding DNA topoisomerase (ATP-hydrolyzing) subunit B: protein MNSNKVPEYTAADIQVLEGLEAVRRRPGMYVGSTDIRGLHHLVFEVVDNSVDEALARACDRIIVTIGKDNTVTVQDNGRGIPVGIQQDTGRSALEVVHTVLHAGGKFGSGSYKVASGLHGVGVSAVNALSAWLEVEVQREGYIWRQRYERGTPVTPVEQVGKSKVTGTKTTFLPDETIFKTLDYKYEVLAERFREMAFLTRGLTITFIDQRDDREMTFYFEGGVTSFVRYLNRNREALHPIFYTERQVNGTIIEAALQYTDTYSESVYAFANNINTIDGGTHLTGFRSALTRTLNDYARKAGILKESDANFSGEDVREGLTAIISVKMTDPQFESQTKAKLGNAEVKGQVESVVTEAFTAWLEEHPREAKVIVERCLTASRARQAARQARDLVIRRSALESASLPGKLADCSERDPAKSELYIVEGDSAGGSAKQGRDRRFQAILPLRGKILNVEKARLDRMLDSKEIKALITALGTSIGDSFDLRGLRYNRIIIMTDADVDGAHITTLLLTFFFRYMAPIIENGHLFIAQPPLYRIADAKQHYYVYSEAEKNALLKKLGDKNLTIQRYKGLGEMNPEQLWETTMDPQRRTILQVTVEDALKADRTFDMLMGSSVPPRKRFIQTHAKNVQNLDV, encoded by the coding sequence ATGAACAGCAATAAGGTTCCTGAATACACAGCCGCTGACATCCAAGTTCTCGAGGGTTTGGAGGCAGTGCGCCGGCGTCCGGGCATGTATGTAGGTAGCACTGACATCCGTGGGCTTCATCACCTGGTGTTTGAAGTCGTGGACAACAGTGTCGACGAAGCCCTGGCTAGGGCCTGCGACCGAATTATCGTCACGATCGGCAAAGACAACACGGTTACCGTCCAGGATAATGGGCGCGGCATCCCTGTTGGCATCCAGCAGGATACAGGACGATCAGCCTTGGAGGTTGTGCATACCGTTCTTCACGCTGGTGGCAAATTCGGCAGCGGGAGTTATAAGGTCGCGAGTGGTTTGCACGGCGTTGGTGTCTCGGCGGTGAATGCACTCTCCGCCTGGCTCGAAGTGGAAGTGCAACGGGAAGGATACATTTGGCGGCAGCGTTACGAACGGGGCACACCTGTGACCCCGGTGGAACAAGTTGGCAAGTCGAAAGTAACGGGCACCAAGACCACCTTTTTGCCTGATGAGACTATTTTCAAAACCTTGGATTACAAATATGAGGTTTTAGCCGAGCGTTTCCGAGAGATGGCCTTCTTGACGCGAGGATTGACCATTACCTTCATTGACCAACGCGACGATAGGGAGATGACCTTTTACTTTGAGGGCGGTGTAACTTCCTTTGTGCGCTATCTGAACCGCAATCGCGAGGCGCTGCACCCTATTTTCTATACAGAAAGGCAGGTAAACGGCACCATAATTGAGGCGGCCCTACAATATACTGATACTTATTCCGAGTCAGTTTACGCTTTTGCCAATAATATCAACACAATTGACGGTGGAACACACTTGACAGGCTTTCGCAGTGCTCTCACACGTACCCTCAATGATTACGCCCGCAAGGCTGGGATACTGAAGGAGAGCGATGCAAACTTTTCGGGTGAAGATGTACGTGAAGGGTTGACGGCTATCATCAGTGTGAAGATGACCGACCCACAGTTCGAGAGCCAGACCAAAGCAAAATTAGGCAATGCGGAAGTCAAGGGCCAGGTAGAATCGGTAGTAACTGAGGCCTTTACAGCCTGGTTAGAAGAGCACCCACGCGAGGCCAAAGTCATTGTCGAACGGTGTCTGACTGCTTCGCGAGCTCGCCAAGCCGCACGGCAGGCCCGCGATTTAGTGATCCGTCGCAGCGCTCTGGAAAGCGCCAGCCTGCCGGGGAAACTTGCCGATTGCTCCGAGCGCGACCCAGCGAAGAGCGAACTCTATATTGTGGAGGGCGACTCAGCAGGCGGTTCAGCCAAACAAGGGCGTGACCGACGCTTCCAAGCCATCTTGCCGCTGCGAGGCAAGATCCTGAATGTGGAGAAAGCCCGACTGGACAGAATGTTAGACAGCAAGGAGATCAAGGCGCTTATTACGGCCTTGGGAACGAGTATTGGTGACTCGTTTGATTTGCGCGGTCTCCGGTATAATCGCATTATCATCATGACGGATGCCGATGTGGACGGAGCGCATATCACCACCCTTCTACTGACGTTCTTTTTCCGCTACATGGCCCCTATCATTGAGAATGGACATCTATTCATCGCCCAACCACCGCTTTATCGCATCGCCGATGCAAAGCAGCACTACTATGTGTATAGTGAAGCGGAGAAGAACGCATTGCTCAAGAAGTTAGGAGACAAGAACTTAACGATCCAGCGCTACAAAGGTTTGGGTGAGATGAACCCTGAACAACTCTGGGAGACAACGATGGACCCCCAGAGACGCACGATTCTGCAAGTGACAGTGGAAGACGCGTTGAAGGCGGATAGGACATTTGACATGCTTATGGGCTCAAGTGTCCCGCCGAGGAAGCGGTTTATTCAAACTCATGCCAAGAATGTGCAGAATTTGGATGTGTGA